The genomic stretch CGAGAACAATGCGATGAAGGCGCTGCAGAAGCAATTGCTGCAGGATGCAAAGCGCCAGTCCCTGGTCAACAGCCAGCGTACTCGGAAGATGTACAAGATGCAGGAGCGCTTGCGCAAGCGGTTCATCGAGGTGAACAGCTTCATCAAGGACTGTGTGGAAAAGAAGCGGGTGGCGGACAAGATCATTCATGAGCAGAAGACCCTGCATGTAGAGCTGAACAAGGGAATCCATCGCTTCAAGAGCTCCCTGTCCGAACTGGAGGTCTTCCGCACTGATCTTAAACACACGGTTGCCGAGTTTCAGCCATACGAGCGCGTCCTCAACGATGTGGTGAAAGTGTCCGATATCTTTGAGTCACCCAAGGACTGCATCGATCGCTGCGACGCATTGAGTAAGCGCTCAGACATGGGTCATCCAATGTGTCTCTATATCAGAGTGTTGTTTCCTGCTTAGTGCTTGCCCAGGTAGAAATCAgccagctgcagttgcagaaGCTGGAGGAAATCGAGAATATGCGGAACCGGATGCTCCTGATGACCAACGAGGCGGCCCTTACTGTGCTGGGCCTCAAGAACGATCTGGGCAGGATGGAGCGCTCGTACAGCCAGGCGCGTCAAACGTGCCTCAAGTGGGAGAAGATTCTGACCTCCTGTAAGGACGTCATCGCCAATAACAATCTGGACAAGGAATGTTCCATGGAATGCATCTTAACCCTGTATAAGATGATATGCAAGCGGCGCGGTAAGTGTAGTCATCAACCCGGCCATGGCCGTTGTTCAACGAAGGATCCGCATTTATTCCTCAGGCATAAAGCCCAGTCTACGAAGTTATGAAATGCCCCTTATCCTAGACTTTATCAAATATGAGGTTGATCTCTGGAACGATGTTCTTCGGGAGATGGACACCTCGTCTAAGGCCGGCAAGAGCCCTTTGTGTTAACGGAGTGGTAATTAGTGTTCGGTTGGTTACATTCATGAATTGTTCTGTTAGTTACCGAAGAATTCTattaataaaaacattattgaTTTGACTAGATGAAAacggtttcggtttttggaggtttaacaaaaacaaagaaattaaCAAAGAATAAAGACTCGTCTGAAAAGAGGCACACGGAATTTATCTGACTGAAAGGCTAATTCTTCAAGGAAATTCTTGAAGAGCAGGGATATAGCTATGAGTGTTTCAGTATCATCAGTAGCAAAGTCCTAGTAGTTTTCATCTAATTTAATCTCATGCTAAATAGTCCCGATCCACTTGTGGCGACAACTCTCTGAAATCCTTTGAAGTTAATGTATTGAATCGAGGGCATTTGAGAATCTCAATCAAAGAATTTGCAATAGAGAACAAGGGTGTATAATAAGATACTAGATACTAGATAATAGATACCATTCTCAATTCAGATTTAAAGAATAGATATATCAATGTGTAGAAGTGTACGAGGTAGCCATCTTGTAGTGATTCAAGTCGTGTGCATAACAATTTTTTTAGAGTACTTACCAATATCTGCTATTTATGTTCCAGGAGAAAAACATATATAATACATTTTTCAAAGAGGTTCGAAAACAATAAATTCCTGGAGAACAATCTGAGCGCCTCACAGAATGGTACTCGTATGTTAAATACCAAACGATTTTTTGGCTAACAACATTCAGGATCAAAGGGGCGTCCTTTCAACATTACCCCACCCTAATCCCCAATCCCAACAAAGTTAATGGGCACATACAGCACACCCTTCATTCAGTCCCACCTTCTGTTGATAGCGCTACAAAATTTGTCTAACCCCAAAACCCTGGCCACTCCCAAACCTCCAGCATATGTGTGCTTGCTTCCGCACCCAGACAAAGACATTGAAATGGTACTTGCCTAAGCCGAaggaaaatcaaatgaaactGGATGAAAGAAAAGGGAAGTGCATACAAAGACAGATACAGCGCTTGGACAACTTCTCAAGTGGCAGTAGACTTCGTGGGACGGGAAACCACTTCTGTGGAGGGGATGTGCAAAGATGGGCAGGAAAGTGGAGTTGCAAAATCGAATCTGCGACATCTTTCCATTCAATTGCCAATTGGATTCTATGGCCCAGGGATAATCTAACTTAAGCACAGATAATTCTTTTATGCGAACATTTTGATTTCTGTCCTCGCATTTACAGCCCCCGACCAATGGAACTAGCAACTAATTTTATACTATAGGTCCgttgccacgcccacgcccattCGCATtcctattcccattcccagaGCCCGTACCCATAGCCGCTCTCTCAACAGCCATTCCGTTCCGAACTTTGGATggtccgcatccgcatccacagtctctggctctggctctggctctggccctggctcaGGCTCAGAGGCGTGGCACTTGTCTTTTATTCAATTTGCTTTATTTGATTTGCGATTTTTGCTGATATCAGCTGGAAAAGGAACTCCCACGAGCAAGAGGAGCACAAGAGTCGAGGATAGACCTAGGCaggaaatcaaatcaaatggaaagcaaaataaaatgcaaggacatttatttttaacaaaaaatactcgaaaagaaatcaaactAGTTTGCCAAAGTCAACATTGGGTTTATTTAAATGGACCGTGTGGACAGCCCACAAGTAGTCCtgtccccccgccccctggtccctggtcgcTGGAggacttatttttattttttctgtatCGGATTTGGGGGGTTTTTGGTCTTCCAGACCAGACTCGACGAAGAGCCAGCAATTACATTAAGTTGTTCATTgcagttctcgttctcgttcccGTTCCCCCTCTCaggcttttgcttttctctTTTAGGCAAATGGTGTAAACACTTAAGATTTGTAGAATgtcatttaaataattgaaaagtACATTCCATTCTTGTTCGGCTTGGATTTTTTAGCAGATACATGATTGAAGTGCTTCCGAATTAAGGAAAATAAGCAGGAGACGGTCTACTCAGAGGATAATTCCTGATAACTATGACAACTACCATCTCCGCTGTtgtcctctcctctcctcacctctcctcttctctcctctcccctctcaGCGAGGACAATAAAGCCTAATGGCATTCCCAGCTAATCTCTTAATTGCATTACAATTACCAGTCTGcgaattaaataatataactAGCCACGTTCTGTAGGTGAATTCAGGCAACTGCAGCTGCGTGGGCAGTTTCAGAAATTATTCGGAAATTCGGAGCAGAGTTTTCTTTAATTGGTTCATTTTAAGACTGTTAATGGGTAAAATACACATGTAGTTGAGTtcacaacaaaataaaacgaatTATACAGATTATTTCGCGTAGAAAATCATCAAATGACTgttttgatgttgttgttgttcggaAATTGCCATTAAATTCCCCGCAATATCTTTTTTGGAATACCTACGCGTTCATAGTACAGGAATACTTATCCAATTATTCCATTCAAAACTTCTTCAACTACTCCCCGCTGCGCCGCCAGTGGCTCTTTTTTCTGCCTAGTGGGCGAAACACTTAATTTAACTTTACAAGTTCTTAATGTGACGGCCAGACAGATTTTCTGTGTGAGGGGTGGTCTGAAGGACACTGCGACAAATGGCAATTAGAGAAACAATGCAAGTAAATGCCTGGAAAGCAGAAGACGAACAGCAAGTGCCAACCAGCCAAGCAGCCaacaagacaagacaagatAACAGGCCGGCGAATCGAAATCAAGGGACACTTTCAAACGCTCCACTCTGGAGGACTTAAAGCCAGTTTTACCTCGGGATCCCAGGGGTAACTGCAATAAATGTCGAGCGATTACCtcgccagcagcaacagtggccAAGGAGAACAGCCAGAGGAGAAGGAGCAAAAGACAGGCAGCCGGTTGATTAATACTATAACACATGATTTATTATGCCTGTCAATCGACGAGGAGGAAGCCCATTATGAAAGCTCGCTTCAGAGATTGAAA from Drosophila pseudoobscura strain MV-25-SWS-2005 chromosome 4, UCI_Dpse_MV25, whole genome shotgun sequence encodes the following:
- the LOC4816383 gene encoding uncharacterized protein: MPRHKPTLTIDVVGNLDLRPEHSVGDYRLSRQQDQYFVKPPNWDSAGDSIEIIYIENLRENNAMKALQKQLLQDAKRQSLVNSQRTRKMYKMQERLRKRFIEVNSFIKDCVEKKRVADKIIHEQKTLHVELNKGIHRFKSSLSELEVFRTDLKHTVAEFQPYERVLNDVVKVSDIFESPKDCIDRCDALMLAQVEISQLQLQKLEEIENMRNRMLLMTNEAALTVLGLKNDLGRMERSYSQARQTCLKWEKILTSCKDVIANNNLDKECSMECILTLYKMICKRRGIKPSLRSYEMPLILDFIKYEVDLWNDVLREMDTSSKAGKSPLC